In one Tachysurus fulvidraco isolate hzauxx_2018 chromosome 16, HZAU_PFXX_2.0, whole genome shotgun sequence genomic region, the following are encoded:
- the LOC113664024 gene encoding E3 ubiquitin/ISG15 ligase TRIM25-like, with translation MAEVNVLINEDEFCCSVCLELLKDPVTLACGHSYCMSCITSSWDQQVGIYTCPQCRATFDTRPSLRRNNMLAGLVEKLKQCGLELSDHCNTKSRDVECDICTGIKYKAVKSCLVCLASYCADHFRPHKESSALMKHTVTEASAKLHEKICPQHGKPLEIFCRTDQKCICYLCTLDEHSNHNIVSAVAERAEKEKQVLETQNNYTQRILEREEDHVELMESLESIQNSAQVAVEDISRLFQELIQSIVIKCSEVTNQISAQEDVEVTHTKQHLKQVEQEIVELESKNEELKQLLQTKDDIIFLQSFQSYHDLRLPEAISRVNINMPSSYEDVKIFVQKLKENIESTKLYPDSAFQMNSQTTSENTQKISQIPTINIRSKTFAESETTFSFLSTPATKPKSIFVLKNPTGFGLSSALETQSQNIFGLSSTPATKPESTFGLKKTTGFGLSSTPATKPESTFGLKKNTGFGLSSTPATKPESTFGLKKTTGFGLSSTPDTQSQTMFGLPLTPDTQSQTMFGLSPRPATKPKSTFGLKKTKGLGLSSTPDTQSQTVFELSSTSDTQPQSLFGFTKPSRFRLSSLPVTQSQTLFGLSSPPATQSQTLFELSSPPATQPPIPFWLHNA, from the exons ATGGCAGaagttaatgttttaataaatgaagaCGAGTTCTGCTGTTCAGTCTGTTTGGAATTACTGAAGGATCCAGTGACTTTAGCTTGTGGACACAGTTACTGCATGTCCTGCATTACTAGTAGCTGGGATCAGCAGGTAGGGATCTATACTTGTCCGCAGTGCAGAGCAACCTTTGATACAAGGCCTTCTCTACGcaggaacaacatgctggctggTTTAGTGGAGAAACTAAAACAATGTGGACTAGAACTCTCTGATCACTGTAATACTAAATCtagagatgtggagtgtgatatCTGTACTGGAATTAAATACAAAGCAGTCAAGTCCTGTCTGGTATGTCTGGCATCTTACTGTGCAGATCATTTTCGACCTCACAAGGAATCTTCTGCCCTGATGAAGCATACTGTGACTGAAGCCTCTGCAAAACTGCATGAGAAAATCTGTCCACAGCATGGAAAACCTCTGGAGATATTCTGTCGTACAGATCAGAAATGCATTTGCTATCTATGCACCTTGGATGAACATTCAAACCATAATATTGTTTCAGCTGTAGctgagagagcagagaaagag AAACAGGTATTAGAGACCCAGAACAACTACACACAGAGAATtctggagagagaggaggaccATGTAGAGCTGATGGAATCTTTAGAGTCAATTCAG AATTCTGCACAAGTAGCGGTCGAGGACATTAGTAGGTTATTTCAAGAGCTTATTCAGTCCATTGTGATAAAATGCTCTGAGGTGACAAACCAGATAAGTGCTCAGGAGGATGTTGAAGTTACTCACACCAAACAACACCTGAAGCAAGTGGAGCAGGAGATTGTAGAGCTCGAGAGTAAAAATGAAGAGCTTAAGCAACTCTTACAGACAAAAGATGACATCATTTTCCTCCAG AGTTTCCAGTCTTACCATGATCTTAGGCTACCTGAGGCCATTTCCAGGGTAAACATTAATATGCCAAGCTCATATGAGGATGTTAAGATATTTGTTCAGAAACTTAAAGAGAATATCGAAAGTACCAAACTGTATCCTGATTCAGCTTTTCAAATGAACAGTCAAACGACTTCAGAGAACACTCAGAAAATCTCACAAATCCCAACCATCAACATTCGTTCCAAAACCTTTGCAGAATCAGAAActactttttcatttttatcaacACCGGCAACTAAACCCAAATCcatctttgttttaaaaaacCCTACAGGGTTTGGGTTGTCCTCAGCACTTGAGACTCAATCCCAAAACATATTTGGGTTGTCCTCAACACCTGCCACTAAGCCTGAATCCacctttggtttaaaaaaaactacagggTTTGGGTTGTCCTCAACACCTGCCACTAAGCCTGAATCCacatttggtttaaaaaaaaatacagggtTTGGGTTGTCCTCAACACCTGCCACTAAGCCTGAATCCacctttggtttaaaaaaaactacagggTTTGGGTTGTCCTCAACACCTGACACTCAATCCCAAACCATGTTCGGGTTGCCCTTAACACCCGACACTCAATCCCAAACCATGTTTGGGTTGTCCCCAAGACCTGCCACTAAGCCCAAATCCacctttggtttaaaaaaaactaaaggcTTGGGGTTGTCCTCAACACCTGACACTCAATCCCAAACTGTATTTGAGTTGTCCTCAACATCTGACACTCAACCCCAATCCCTTTTTGGTTTCACAAAGCCTAGCAGGTTTAGGTTGTCCTCACTACCTGTCACTCAATCCCAAACTCTATTTGGGTTGTCCTCACCACCTGCCACTCAGTCCCAAACTCTATTTGAGTTGTCCTCACCACCTGCCACTCAACCCCCAATACCCTTTTGGCTTCACAATGCCTAG
- the LOC113664010 gene encoding tripartite motif-containing protein 65-like isoform X2: MKHTVTEASAKLHEKICPQHGKPLEIFCRTDQKCICYLCTLDEHSNHNIVSAVAERAEKEKQVLETQINYTQRILEREEDHVELMESLESIQNSAQVAVEDISRLFQELIQSIVIKCSEVTNQISAQENVEVTHTKQHLKQVEQEIVELESKNEELKQLLQTKDDTIFLQSFQSFHDLRLPEAISRVNIIIPSSYEDVKIFVHKLKENIKSTKLYPDSASQMNSQTTSENTQKLSQIPTIDIRSKTFAESETTFAFLSTPETKPQSMFDFKNTTGSSTHETPFQTILELSSKYATKPESTFSLKKTTGFVLSSTPATKHEPTFGLKKTTGFRVSSTPATQFETKFMFSSTPDTQPQSLFGFTMPSGFGLSPKPDIQPKNIFGLSSTPDTQPQSIFELSSTPGTQIYTVFGLSPKHDI; the protein is encoded by the exons ATGAAGCATACTGTGACTGAAGCCTCTGCAAAACTGCATGAGAAAATCTGTCCACAGCATGGAAAACCTCTGGAGATATTCTGTCGTACAGATCAGAAATGCATTTGCTATCTATGCACCTTGGATGAACATTCAAACCATAATATTGTTTCAGCTGTAGctgagagagcagagaaagag AAACAGGTATTAGAGACCCAGATCAACTACACACAGAGAATtctggagagagaggaggaccATGTAGAGCTGATGGAATCTTTAGAGTCAATTCAG AATTCTGCACAAGTAGCGGTCGAGGACATTAGTAGGTTATTTCAAGAGCTTATTCAGTCCATTGTGATTAAATGCTCTGAGGTGACAAACCAGATAAGTGCTCAGGAGAATGTTGAAGTTACTCACACCAAACAACACCTGAAGCAAGTGGAGCAGGAAATTGTAGAGCTCGAGAGTAAAAATGAAGAGCTTAAGCAACTCTTACAGACAAAAGATGACACCATTTTCCTCCAG AGTTTCCAGTCTTTCCATGATCTTAGGCTACCTGAGGCCATTTCCAGGGTAAACATTATTATACCAAGCTCATATGAGGATGTAAAGATATTTGTCCATAAGCTTAAAGAGAATATCAAAAGTACCAAACTGTATCCTGATTCAGCTTCTCAAATGAACAGTCAAACGACTTCAGAGAACACTCAGAAACTCTCACAAATCCCAACCATCGACATTCGTTCCAAAACCTTTGCAGAATCAGAAACTACTTTTGCATTTTTATCAACACCCGAAACTAAACCCCAATCCATGTTTGATTTCAAAAACACTACAGGGTCCTCAACACATGAAACTCCATTCCAAACCATACTTGAGTTGTCCTCAAAATATGCTACTAAGCCTGAATCCacctttagtttaaaaaaaactacagggTTTGTGTTGTCCTCAACACCTGCCACTAAGCACGAACCCacctttggtttaaaaaaaactacagggTTTAGGGTTTCCTCAACACCTGCCACTCAATTCGAAACCAAGTTTATGTTTTCCTCAACACCTGACACTCAACCCCAATCCCTTTTTGGTTTCACAATGCCTAGCGGGTTTGGGTTGTCCCCAAAACCTGACATTCAACCCAAAAATATATTTGGGTTGTCCTCAACACCTGACACTCAACCCCAATCCATTTTTGAGTTGTCCTCAACACCTGGCACTCAAATCTATACTGTATTTGGGTTGTCCCCAAAACATGACATTTAA
- the LOC113664010 gene encoding E3 ubiquitin/ISG15 ligase TRIM25-like isoform X1 produces MAEVNVLINEDEFCCSVCLELLKDPVTLTCGHSFCMSCITSSWDQQVGIYTCPQCRENFDTRPSLRRNNMLAGLVEKLKQCGLEHSDHCYAKSGDVECDICTGIKYKAVKSCLVCLASYCADHFRPHKESSALMKHTVTEASAKLHEKICPQHGKPLEIFCRTDQKCICYLCTLDEHSNHNIVSAVAERAEKEKQVLETQINYTQRILEREEDHVELMESLESIQNSAQVAVEDISRLFQELIQSIVIKCSEVTNQISAQENVEVTHTKQHLKQVEQEIVELESKNEELKQLLQTKDDTIFLQSFQSFHDLRLPEAISRVNIIIPSSYEDVKIFVHKLKENIKSTKLYPDSASQMNSQTTSENTQKLSQIPTIDIRSKTFAESETTFAFLSTPETKPQSMFDFKNTTGSSTHETPFQTILELSSKYATKPESTFSLKKTTGFVLSSTPATKHEPTFGLKKTTGFRVSSTPATQFETKFMFSSTPDTQPQSLFGFTMPSGFGLSPKPDIQPKNIFGLSSTPDTQPQSIFELSSTPGTQIYTVFGLSPKHDI; encoded by the exons ATGGCAGaagttaatgttttaataaatgaagaCGAGTTCTGCTGCTCAGTCTGTTTGGAATTACTGAAGGATCCAGTGACTTTAACTTGTGGACACAGTTTCTGCATGTCCTGCATTACTAGTAGCTGGGATCAGCAGGTAGGGATCTACACTTGTCCTCAGTGCAGAGAAAACTTTGATACAAGGCCTTCTCTACGcaggaacaacatgctggctggTTTAGTGGAGAAACTAAAACAATGTGGACTAGAACACTCtgatcactgttatgctaaatctggagatgtggagtgtgatatCTGTACTGGAATTAAATACAAAGCAGTCAAGTCCTGTCTGGTATGTCTGGCATCTTACTGTGCAGATCATTTTCGACCTCACAAGGAATCTTCTGCCCTGATGAAGCATACTGTGACTGAAGCCTCTGCAAAACTGCATGAGAAAATCTGTCCACAGCATGGAAAACCTCTGGAGATATTCTGTCGTACAGATCAGAAATGCATTTGCTATCTATGCACCTTGGATGAACATTCAAACCATAATATTGTTTCAGCTGTAGctgagagagcagagaaagag AAACAGGTATTAGAGACCCAGATCAACTACACACAGAGAATtctggagagagaggaggaccATGTAGAGCTGATGGAATCTTTAGAGTCAATTCAG AATTCTGCACAAGTAGCGGTCGAGGACATTAGTAGGTTATTTCAAGAGCTTATTCAGTCCATTGTGATTAAATGCTCTGAGGTGACAAACCAGATAAGTGCTCAGGAGAATGTTGAAGTTACTCACACCAAACAACACCTGAAGCAAGTGGAGCAGGAAATTGTAGAGCTCGAGAGTAAAAATGAAGAGCTTAAGCAACTCTTACAGACAAAAGATGACACCATTTTCCTCCAG AGTTTCCAGTCTTTCCATGATCTTAGGCTACCTGAGGCCATTTCCAGGGTAAACATTATTATACCAAGCTCATATGAGGATGTAAAGATATTTGTCCATAAGCTTAAAGAGAATATCAAAAGTACCAAACTGTATCCTGATTCAGCTTCTCAAATGAACAGTCAAACGACTTCAGAGAACACTCAGAAACTCTCACAAATCCCAACCATCGACATTCGTTCCAAAACCTTTGCAGAATCAGAAACTACTTTTGCATTTTTATCAACACCCGAAACTAAACCCCAATCCATGTTTGATTTCAAAAACACTACAGGGTCCTCAACACATGAAACTCCATTCCAAACCATACTTGAGTTGTCCTCAAAATATGCTACTAAGCCTGAATCCacctttagtttaaaaaaaactacagggTTTGTGTTGTCCTCAACACCTGCCACTAAGCACGAACCCacctttggtttaaaaaaaactacagggTTTAGGGTTTCCTCAACACCTGCCACTCAATTCGAAACCAAGTTTATGTTTTCCTCAACACCTGACACTCAACCCCAATCCCTTTTTGGTTTCACAATGCCTAGCGGGTTTGGGTTGTCCCCAAAACCTGACATTCAACCCAAAAATATATTTGGGTTGTCCTCAACACCTGACACTCAACCCCAATCCATTTTTGAGTTGTCCTCAACACCTGGCACTCAAATCTATACTGTATTTGGGTTGTCCCCAAAACATGACATTTAA
- the sirt5 gene encoding NAD-dependent protein deacylase sirtuin-5, mitochondrial isoform X1 yields the protein MQRLVCKAASLRMCVKFTGLAEKMARPSSDLAAFRKDFTKAKHIAIITGAGVSAESGVPTFRGAGGYWRKWQAQDLATPEAFSRDPSLVWEFYHYRREVMQSKEPNPAHLAIAECEARLSQQGRSVVVITQNIDELHRRAGSKNVLEIHGSLFKTRCMSCGEVKANYKSPICPALEGKGAPDPKAKDARIPEKHLPRCEVQGCGGLLRPHVVWFGESLDPDILARVDQELDRCDLCLVVGTSSIVYPAAMFAPQVAARGVPVAEFNMECTPATMRFMFHFEGPCGSTLPPALAPHESESV from the exons ATGCAG AGGTTAGTGTGCAAGGCTGCGAGTCTTCGTATGTGTGTCAAATTCACCGGGTTGGCAGAAAAGATGGCCAGACCAAGCTCAG atttAGCAGCATTTCGTAAAGACTTTACTAAAGCCAAGCACATAGCGATAATCACTGGAGCTGGCGTCAGTGCTGAGAGTGGAGTCCCAACCTTCAGAGGAGCTGGTGGCTACTGGAGGAAGTGGCAGGCTCAG GATTTGGCCACCCCTGAAGCATTCTCTCGTGATCCATCACTTGTTTGGGAGTTTTATCACTATAGGCGTGAG gtTATGCAAAGCAAGGAGCCAAATCCAGCCCACCTGGCTATTGCCGAGTGTGAGGCCCGCCTCAGTCAGCAGGGCCGCTCTGTAGTCGTCATTACTCAGAATATTGATGAGCTGCACCGGCGAGCAGGTTCCAAAAATGTTCTGGAGATCCATG GTAGTCTGTTTAAAACTCGCTGCATGAGCTGTGGTGAAGTCAAGGCAAACTATAAGAGCCCCATATGCCCTGCTTTGGAGGGGAAAGG AGCACCTGATCCCAAAGCCAAAGATGCCAGAATACCAGAAAAACATCTGCCCAG ATGTGAGGTGCAGGGCTGTGGAGGTCTTCTGAGGCCTCATGTGGTGTGGTTTGGAGAATCACTGGATCCTGATATTCTGGCCAGAGTGGATCAAGAGCTGGATAGATGTGATCTCTGCTTAGTG GTGGGTACCTCCTCGATAGTTTACCCAGCAGCCATGTTTGCTCCTCAGGTGGCAGCTAGGGGAGTGCCTGTGGCTGAATTTAACATGGAATGCACACCTGCCACCATGCGCTTTAT GTTTCATTTTGAGGGTCCGTGTGGCAGCACACTACCTCCTGCCCTGGCACCCCATGAAAGCGAGAGTGTCTGA
- the sirt5 gene encoding NAD-dependent protein deacylase sirtuin-5, mitochondrial isoform X2 — protein MIVQRLVCKAASLRMCVKFTGLAEKMARPSSDLAAFRKDFTKAKHIAIITGAGVSAESGVPTFRGAGGYWRKWQAQDLATPEAFSRDPSLVWEFYHYRREFLTTGLLLPRFTMCPKVMQSKEPNPAHLAIAECEARLSQQGRSVVVITQNIDELHRRAGSKNVLEIHGSLFKTRCMSCGEVKANYKSPICPALEGKGAPDPKAKDARIPEKHLPRCEVQGCGGLLRPHVVWFGESLDPDILARVDQELDRCDLCLVVGTSSIVYPAAMFAPQVAARGVPVAEFNMECTPATMRFMFHFEGPCGSTLPPALAPHESESV, from the exons ATGATTGTGCAGAGGTTAGTGTGCAAGGCTGCGAGTCTTCGTATGTGTGTCAAATTCACCGGGTTGGCAGAAAAGATGGCCAGACCAAGCTCAG atttAGCAGCATTTCGTAAAGACTTTACTAAAGCCAAGCACATAGCGATAATCACTGGAGCTGGCGTCAGTGCTGAGAGTGGAGTCCCAACCTTCAGAGGAGCTGGTGGCTACTGGAGGAAGTGGCAGGCTCAG GATTTGGCCACCCCTGAAGCATTCTCTCGTGATCCATCACTTGTTTGGGAGTTTTATCACTATAGGCGTGAG TTTCTGACCACAGGACTGCTTTTGCCAAGATTCACAATGTGTCCAAAG gtTATGCAAAGCAAGGAGCCAAATCCAGCCCACCTGGCTATTGCCGAGTGTGAGGCCCGCCTCAGTCAGCAGGGCCGCTCTGTAGTCGTCATTACTCAGAATATTGATGAGCTGCACCGGCGAGCAGGTTCCAAAAATGTTCTGGAGATCCATG GTAGTCTGTTTAAAACTCGCTGCATGAGCTGTGGTGAAGTCAAGGCAAACTATAAGAGCCCCATATGCCCTGCTTTGGAGGGGAAAGG AGCACCTGATCCCAAAGCCAAAGATGCCAGAATACCAGAAAAACATCTGCCCAG ATGTGAGGTGCAGGGCTGTGGAGGTCTTCTGAGGCCTCATGTGGTGTGGTTTGGAGAATCACTGGATCCTGATATTCTGGCCAGAGTGGATCAAGAGCTGGATAGATGTGATCTCTGCTTAGTG GTGGGTACCTCCTCGATAGTTTACCCAGCAGCCATGTTTGCTCCTCAGGTGGCAGCTAGGGGAGTGCCTGTGGCTGAATTTAACATGGAATGCACACCTGCCACCATGCGCTTTAT GTTTCATTTTGAGGGTCCGTGTGGCAGCACACTACCTCCTGCCCTGGCACCCCATGAAAGCGAGAGTGTCTGA
- the sirt5 gene encoding NAD-dependent protein deacylase sirtuin-5, mitochondrial isoform X5: MIVQRLVCKAASLRMCVKFTGLAEKMARPSSDLAAFRKDFTKAKHIAIITGAGVSAESGVPTFRGAGGYWRKWQAQDLATPEAFSRDPSLVWEFYHYRREVMQSKEPNPAHLAIAECEARLSQQGRSVVVITQNIDELHRRAGSKNVLEIHGSLFKTRCMSCGEVKANYKSPICPALEGKGAPDPKAKDARIPEKHLPRCEVQGCGGLLRPHVVWFGESLDPDILARVDQELDRCDLCLVVGTSSIVYPAAMFAPQVAARGVPVAEFNMECTPATMRFMFHFEGPCGSTLPPALAPHESESV, translated from the exons ATGATTGTGCAGAGGTTAGTGTGCAAGGCTGCGAGTCTTCGTATGTGTGTCAAATTCACCGGGTTGGCAGAAAAGATGGCCAGACCAAGCTCAG atttAGCAGCATTTCGTAAAGACTTTACTAAAGCCAAGCACATAGCGATAATCACTGGAGCTGGCGTCAGTGCTGAGAGTGGAGTCCCAACCTTCAGAGGAGCTGGTGGCTACTGGAGGAAGTGGCAGGCTCAG GATTTGGCCACCCCTGAAGCATTCTCTCGTGATCCATCACTTGTTTGGGAGTTTTATCACTATAGGCGTGAG gtTATGCAAAGCAAGGAGCCAAATCCAGCCCACCTGGCTATTGCCGAGTGTGAGGCCCGCCTCAGTCAGCAGGGCCGCTCTGTAGTCGTCATTACTCAGAATATTGATGAGCTGCACCGGCGAGCAGGTTCCAAAAATGTTCTGGAGATCCATG GTAGTCTGTTTAAAACTCGCTGCATGAGCTGTGGTGAAGTCAAGGCAAACTATAAGAGCCCCATATGCCCTGCTTTGGAGGGGAAAGG AGCACCTGATCCCAAAGCCAAAGATGCCAGAATACCAGAAAAACATCTGCCCAG ATGTGAGGTGCAGGGCTGTGGAGGTCTTCTGAGGCCTCATGTGGTGTGGTTTGGAGAATCACTGGATCCTGATATTCTGGCCAGAGTGGATCAAGAGCTGGATAGATGTGATCTCTGCTTAGTG GTGGGTACCTCCTCGATAGTTTACCCAGCAGCCATGTTTGCTCCTCAGGTGGCAGCTAGGGGAGTGCCTGTGGCTGAATTTAACATGGAATGCACACCTGCCACCATGCGCTTTAT GTTTCATTTTGAGGGTCCGTGTGGCAGCACACTACCTCCTGCCCTGGCACCCCATGAAAGCGAGAGTGTCTGA
- the sirt5 gene encoding NAD-dependent protein deacylase sirtuin-5, mitochondrial isoform X4, which yields MCVKFTGLAEKMARPSSDLAAFRKDFTKAKHIAIITGAGVSAESGVPTFRGAGGYWRKWQAQDLATPEAFSRDPSLVWEFYHYRREFLTTGLLLPRFTMCPKVMQSKEPNPAHLAIAECEARLSQQGRSVVVITQNIDELHRRAGSKNVLEIHGSLFKTRCMSCGEVKANYKSPICPALEGKGAPDPKAKDARIPEKHLPRCEVQGCGGLLRPHVVWFGESLDPDILARVDQELDRCDLCLVVGTSSIVYPAAMFAPQVAARGVPVAEFNMECTPATMRFMFHFEGPCGSTLPPALAPHESESV from the exons ATGTGTGTCAAATTCACCGGGTTGGCAGAAAAGATGGCCAGACCAAGCTCAG atttAGCAGCATTTCGTAAAGACTTTACTAAAGCCAAGCACATAGCGATAATCACTGGAGCTGGCGTCAGTGCTGAGAGTGGAGTCCCAACCTTCAGAGGAGCTGGTGGCTACTGGAGGAAGTGGCAGGCTCAG GATTTGGCCACCCCTGAAGCATTCTCTCGTGATCCATCACTTGTTTGGGAGTTTTATCACTATAGGCGTGAG TTTCTGACCACAGGACTGCTTTTGCCAAGATTCACAATGTGTCCAAAG gtTATGCAAAGCAAGGAGCCAAATCCAGCCCACCTGGCTATTGCCGAGTGTGAGGCCCGCCTCAGTCAGCAGGGCCGCTCTGTAGTCGTCATTACTCAGAATATTGATGAGCTGCACCGGCGAGCAGGTTCCAAAAATGTTCTGGAGATCCATG GTAGTCTGTTTAAAACTCGCTGCATGAGCTGTGGTGAAGTCAAGGCAAACTATAAGAGCCCCATATGCCCTGCTTTGGAGGGGAAAGG AGCACCTGATCCCAAAGCCAAAGATGCCAGAATACCAGAAAAACATCTGCCCAG ATGTGAGGTGCAGGGCTGTGGAGGTCTTCTGAGGCCTCATGTGGTGTGGTTTGGAGAATCACTGGATCCTGATATTCTGGCCAGAGTGGATCAAGAGCTGGATAGATGTGATCTCTGCTTAGTG GTGGGTACCTCCTCGATAGTTTACCCAGCAGCCATGTTTGCTCCTCAGGTGGCAGCTAGGGGAGTGCCTGTGGCTGAATTTAACATGGAATGCACACCTGCCACCATGCGCTTTAT GTTTCATTTTGAGGGTCCGTGTGGCAGCACACTACCTCCTGCCCTGGCACCCCATGAAAGCGAGAGTGTCTGA
- the sirt5 gene encoding NAD-dependent protein deacylase sirtuin-5, mitochondrial isoform X3, translating to MCVKFTGLAEKMARPSSDLAAFRKDFTKAKHIAIITGAGVSAESGVPTFRGAGGYWRKWQAQVMQSKEPNPAHLAIAECEARLSQQGRSVVVITQNIDELHRRAGSKNVLEIHGSLFKTRCMSCGEVKANYKSPICPALEGKGAPDPKAKDARIPEKHLPRCEVQGCGGLLRPHVVWFGESLDPDILARVDQELDRCDLCLVVGTSSIVYPAAMFAPQVAARGVPVAEFNMECTPATMRFMFHFEGPCGSTLPPALAPHESESV from the exons ATGTGTGTCAAATTCACCGGGTTGGCAGAAAAGATGGCCAGACCAAGCTCAG atttAGCAGCATTTCGTAAAGACTTTACTAAAGCCAAGCACATAGCGATAATCACTGGAGCTGGCGTCAGTGCTGAGAGTGGAGTCCCAACCTTCAGAGGAGCTGGTGGCTACTGGAGGAAGTGGCAGGCTCAG gtTATGCAAAGCAAGGAGCCAAATCCAGCCCACCTGGCTATTGCCGAGTGTGAGGCCCGCCTCAGTCAGCAGGGCCGCTCTGTAGTCGTCATTACTCAGAATATTGATGAGCTGCACCGGCGAGCAGGTTCCAAAAATGTTCTGGAGATCCATG GTAGTCTGTTTAAAACTCGCTGCATGAGCTGTGGTGAAGTCAAGGCAAACTATAAGAGCCCCATATGCCCTGCTTTGGAGGGGAAAGG AGCACCTGATCCCAAAGCCAAAGATGCCAGAATACCAGAAAAACATCTGCCCAG ATGTGAGGTGCAGGGCTGTGGAGGTCTTCTGAGGCCTCATGTGGTGTGGTTTGGAGAATCACTGGATCCTGATATTCTGGCCAGAGTGGATCAAGAGCTGGATAGATGTGATCTCTGCTTAGTG GTGGGTACCTCCTCGATAGTTTACCCAGCAGCCATGTTTGCTCCTCAGGTGGCAGCTAGGGGAGTGCCTGTGGCTGAATTTAACATGGAATGCACACCTGCCACCATGCGCTTTAT GTTTCATTTTGAGGGTCCGTGTGGCAGCACACTACCTCCTGCCCTGGCACCCCATGAAAGCGAGAGTGTCTGA
- the sirt5 gene encoding NAD-dependent protein deacylase sirtuin-5, mitochondrial isoform X6: MQSKEPNPAHLAIAECEARLSQQGRSVVVITQNIDELHRRAGSKNVLEIHGSLFKTRCMSCGEVKANYKSPICPALEGKGAPDPKAKDARIPEKHLPRCEVQGCGGLLRPHVVWFGESLDPDILARVDQELDRCDLCLVVGTSSIVYPAAMFAPQVAARGVPVAEFNMECTPATMRFMFHFEGPCGSTLPPALAPHESESV; encoded by the exons ATGCAAAGCAAGGAGCCAAATCCAGCCCACCTGGCTATTGCCGAGTGTGAGGCCCGCCTCAGTCAGCAGGGCCGCTCTGTAGTCGTCATTACTCAGAATATTGATGAGCTGCACCGGCGAGCAGGTTCCAAAAATGTTCTGGAGATCCATG GTAGTCTGTTTAAAACTCGCTGCATGAGCTGTGGTGAAGTCAAGGCAAACTATAAGAGCCCCATATGCCCTGCTTTGGAGGGGAAAGG AGCACCTGATCCCAAAGCCAAAGATGCCAGAATACCAGAAAAACATCTGCCCAG ATGTGAGGTGCAGGGCTGTGGAGGTCTTCTGAGGCCTCATGTGGTGTGGTTTGGAGAATCACTGGATCCTGATATTCTGGCCAGAGTGGATCAAGAGCTGGATAGATGTGATCTCTGCTTAGTG GTGGGTACCTCCTCGATAGTTTACCCAGCAGCCATGTTTGCTCCTCAGGTGGCAGCTAGGGGAGTGCCTGTGGCTGAATTTAACATGGAATGCACACCTGCCACCATGCGCTTTAT GTTTCATTTTGAGGGTCCGTGTGGCAGCACACTACCTCCTGCCCTGGCACCCCATGAAAGCGAGAGTGTCTGA